CACGGCCAATGACTTCACTTGAAGCCTTGATGACATCAAGAATGCTGAATCCTTTGCCGTTACCGAGATTGAAAGAGTGCGCTCCTTTGTTTTGATTCATGAAGCTTATTGCTTTTAAATGAGCGTCACAGAGGTCTAGAATATGGATGTAGTCCCGCACACAGGTTCCGTCAGGAGTCGGGTAATCATTACCGAAAATTTTTAGTTTGCGTCCTTCCTCAATGCAGCTGAGCAGGATGTTCGGAATAAGATGAGTTTCTGGTGAATGGGCTTCTCCGATGAGACTGTCCGGGTGTGCACCTGCGGCATTGAAGTAGCGGAAACATACGGAATCAAGCCCATAAGCGACGGCGTAATCCTGAAGAATCTCCTCTACCTGAAGCTTTGTCCTGCCGTAAGGATTGAGCGGCTTAAGCGGGTGGTCTTCGGTAATTATGTCCATGACCGGATCACCGTAGACTGCGGCAGTGGAAGAGAATACGAACTTACCGACACCGTACTTACGCATGCCCTGAAGCAGGTTTAAAGTTCCGGTTACGTTATTGTCGTAGTATTCAAATGGTTTTTGAACTGATTCGCTGACTACGATCAGGCCTGAAAAATGAAAGACAGCATCAAAACTATTTTCTGAAAACAATTTCTCAATGTCGGCAGGGTTACGCAGGTCCCCCTTGACGAACTTACCCCACTTCAGTGCTTCCGCGTGGCCTGTGGAGAGGTTGTCGAAGACTGTGACCTCATGTCCAGCTTCGGCAATCATCCGGGTCATATGCGAACCGATATATCCTGCCCCACCGCAGACGAGCAGTGAAAGTTTATTACCCATTTTATTATGCTCCGGTTATTGGTGATGTATCTCTGACGCACTGACTATTTATTAAAAATAATTATTTGTCGAGAGATGGTGGGGATTGTTTGTGGTTGCTTTTGATAGTTGTTGATCTTGTATGATCTCTGTTATGATAAGCGAATTGTATTAATGAATAGACTGTTAACAGAGGGTAATGATTTGTGGAAAAAAATTATATGTATGAGTTTGTTTTTTGTTGCCGTTGTTTACGGGACGGCTCTGGCTTCATCTGAAAGGGTGGTTTTCTATCCGTCCGGTGCTGATTTCAGCCGTACGGTTACGGCTGATGTTAAATCTGATGAAAATGGAAGTTATGTAATGTTTACCCTTAGCGGGCAGGCTGTTCCTGACACATTTACCATTGCCGCCTTAAGTAAAGGTATCGCGGTGAATGATGTGTCATGGGCCCGTAGTGATTTGTCTAGATCCCCGGCAGCTGTTGAACTAGGTAAGAAAATCGATCAACTCAAGTTCAAGCTGGATACGGTCATTGCCGAGCAGCAGGCAGTTGATGGGGGCATAGCATTCTGGAAAGAAAGGGGCAGCGAACAGCAGATAAAGCCTTCCGATCTGGGCAATATCGCAGGGCAGGTTGTCAGCAGCCTTTCCAAACTTTATCAGGAATCAGCTAAGCTAAAAATTAAAATTAATGATTTACGGGAATTGATCAAAGATCTGCAACGGCAGTTGAATGAAATGTCCGGTAGTGGAAAGCTGGTGTGGAATGTGAAGGTCTCTCTGGCTGCAAAAGGGGCAAAGAGCGCCGATTTTAAAATCGGATATATGCTCCGCAATTGTGGTTGGACTCCCAAGTATAAGCTTGATGCCTATCCCAGTACGGGCAAAATAACATTTGCATTCGAGGCTGAGATACATCAGGCCAGCGGTATGGATTTCAAGAATTGTGATGTCGCACTGGCCACAGTAAAAAAACAGTCCAGAATTTCTCCGCCGCAACTGGGGCGGTGGGTGATTGAGCCTAAGCCGGAAGAAGAACCGGAACGCTATGCGATGGATAGCATCCAGATGGCTATGGAAGCTGCTCCGGCTGCAATGGGAAAAGTGCGGAATCTTGCTCCTAAAAGTACACCGAAGCGCGTAAACAAAGCGACATATTCCTTGTGGGAGATGGGACGCAAAACCATTCCGGCAGGTAGCACCAGAAAATATGCTGTTGAAAGTGAAACTTGGAAATCAGATTTCTCTTTTATCGCGCGCCCATCGTTGACTCCTGATGTTTTCGTTTCAGCGAAAACTGTTCTTGCGGAAGCGAGGGATTATCCTTCTGGAACTGCACTGATGTTCATGGAAGGAACCATGATCGGAAAGAAGGATTTTTCATTTTCCGGCAAGGAAAAGAAACTATTTTTCGGTTCTGACCCCATGCTTAAGATTGACCGTAAAATTATTGAGAAGAAATCAGGTGAACAGGGTATGTTCGGTTCCAAGCAGACTTATAGTTGGAAGTACGGGATTGAGCTTGAAAACAGCCGCGCGTCTTCGCTCAAGGTGCTGGTGCAGGAACCTGCTCCGGTTTCAGGAGACAAACGAATTAAGCTTGAAATAACTTCCAAGCCTGAAGCTGTGATTAAGGATGATAACTTTGAATGGCTTGTCGAAGTCCCGGCGGCAGGTAAATATACTCTTAATTATGCAGTGGAAATGACAGCGCCGGATGATATGAATATTGATTTAGGGATTGGGCGCTGATAATTAAAAATTAATGAATAAAAAACGGCCCGTTCCAGATGGAGCGGGCCGTTTTGTTTGCCGTATTGACAGTGATCTAGAATGAAAATCCCATATCCAAACTCACAATGTGAGTATGTGAATTGGTTATTTCAGTGTCGCGTATACCTTCAGCCGGCCTTGCTGCAATGGTGCGGTCCTTCATCCAAAGATAGTTGTATGCGGCATCGACGGTGAAGTTTTCATACTTCCATCCGATACCGAAAGAAACGTTCTGGCGGTCACTGGTGGGCAGCATGTAATCAACATACCCATCAGGAATAGGGCTCTGATCATAGAAGTAACCGGCTCTGAGAGCAAGGTTTTCTATGGGCAGGTATTCAACACCAAATTCAAACTTCCATACATCAGTCCATTTTTTGTCAGCGCGGATAGCCTGTCTGCCAACAGCAGTAGCTTTGTCAAAGTAATAGTCAATCGCGCTGTAGTCACTCCACATGGAGAAAACAGCATCGAATTCGAAGCTCAGATTGTCCAGGGGCTTGTATTCAACACCACCGAACATCATGTGCGGAGTGTTCATGTTCATGCTGACTGATGAATCTTGAAAAAGTGGTGAAGCGGCTGCGACTGCGGTGGGAACATTGTAGCTGGCAGAGCCTTCTGCCCTGTGATCCATTTTGCTGCGCCATGAAAATCCGATAGCCCACTGGTCGTTGGGAGTTACGCGGATCGCGGCGTTCAGTCCTGGAGTAAACCCATTTACAATGAGACGCTGATCAACGTCGCCTGCATAGGTGCTGGGGTCGTTCAGTCTGGTGGCATCCAGTTTTTTTCTAAGGTCAGCGCGGACCTTCATGAATTCAACACCAACGGCGATAGAAATGTAGTCGTTGAATTTGTAAGCGATGTTGGGGTTGATGGAATAAGTTTCGATAGCTGTATTATAGGTTGCGTATCTTCCTGCCCAGTTTTCATCAAACTCGGTACCAAGGCCGAATCTTGTAAACGAACCTACACCAATCCAGACGTTATCGTTGATCTGTTGGGTAACGAATGCGTTAGGTAC
Above is a genomic segment from Maridesulfovibrio sp. containing:
- the galE gene encoding UDP-glucose 4-epimerase GalE codes for the protein MGNKLSLLVCGGAGYIGSHMTRMIAEAGHEVTVFDNLSTGHAEALKWGKFVKGDLRNPADIEKLFSENSFDAVFHFSGLIVVSESVQKPFEYYDNNVTGTLNLLQGMRKYGVGKFVFSSTAAVYGDPVMDIITEDHPLKPLNPYGRTKLQVEEILQDYAVAYGLDSVCFRYFNAAGAHPDSLIGEAHSPETHLIPNILLSCIEEGRKLKIFGNDYPTPDGTCVRDYIHILDLCDAHLKAISFMNQNKGAHSFNLGNGKGFSILDVIKASSEVIGREIGFDYEPSRAGDSPRLVADSSKAYAKLNWTPKYTELREIIETAYRWHKNPAF
- a CDS encoding DUF4139 domain-containing protein; protein product: MSLFFVAVVYGTALASSERVVFYPSGADFSRTVTADVKSDENGSYVMFTLSGQAVPDTFTIAALSKGIAVNDVSWARSDLSRSPAAVELGKKIDQLKFKLDTVIAEQQAVDGGIAFWKERGSEQQIKPSDLGNIAGQVVSSLSKLYQESAKLKIKINDLRELIKDLQRQLNEMSGSGKLVWNVKVSLAAKGAKSADFKIGYMLRNCGWTPKYKLDAYPSTGKITFAFEAEIHQASGMDFKNCDVALATVKKQSRISPPQLGRWVIEPKPEEEPERYAMDSIQMAMEAAPAAMGKVRNLAPKSTPKRVNKATYSLWEMGRKTIPAGSTRKYAVESETWKSDFSFIARPSLTPDVFVSAKTVLAEARDYPSGTALMFMEGTMIGKKDFSFSGKEKKLFFGSDPMLKIDRKIIEKKSGEQGMFGSKQTYSWKYGIELENSRASSLKVLVQEPAPVSGDKRIKLEITSKPEAVIKDDNFEWLVEVPAAGKYTLNYAVEMTAPDDMNIDLGIGR
- a CDS encoding outer membrane protein transport protein; the protein is MRTRFTACFGMLIMLLGLAIVPCFSSKAEAAGFAIYEWGSRGNALGGAMVAKANDPSALAWNPAGITQLEGTHMQAGVAMISPMMDLTTTAGGTTTKNSMTKNVFFVPNAFVTQQINDNVWIGVGSFTRFGLGTEFDENWAGRYATYNTAIETYSINPNIAYKFNDYISIAVGVEFMKVRADLRKKLDATRLNDPSTYAGDVDQRLIVNGFTPGLNAAIRVTPNDQWAIGFSWRSKMDHRAEGSASYNVPTAVAAASPLFQDSSVSMNMNTPHMMFGGVEYKPLDNLSFEFDAVFSMWSDYSAIDYYFDKATAVGRQAIRADKKWTDVWKFEFGVEYLPIENLALRAGYFYDQSPIPDGYVDYMLPTSDRQNVSFGIGWKYENFTVDAAYNYLWMKDRTIAARPAEGIRDTEITNSHTHIVSLDMGFSF